A window of Vigna unguiculata cultivar IT97K-499-35 chromosome 4, ASM411807v1, whole genome shotgun sequence contains these coding sequences:
- the LOC114181669 gene encoding UDP-glycosyltransferase 74G1-like, with amino-acid sequence MEKKTMARRAHCLVLAYPAQGHINPMLQFSKLLERQGVRITLVTTRFYYNILQTVPPSIALETISDGFDNGGLKEAGSFQTYLERFWQVGPLTFSELLEKLGRSSDDHVDCVVYDSFLSWAPDVAKRFGIVVATYLTQNMIVNSIYYHVLLGKLQVPLTEHEISLPAMPKLYHEDMPSFFFGEYVTYLDFVVSQFSSIHKADWILCNTFYELEKEISDWMVKVWPQFKTIGPNIPSFFLDKQWEDDKDYGVTEFKSEECMEWLDDKPKGCVVYVSFGSIVSFGEEQMEEIACCLRECSSYFLWVVRASEETKLPKDFEKKTEKGLVVTWCSQLKVLAHEAVGCFVTHCGWNSTLETLCLGVPTVAVPYLADQSTNAKLVSDVWKIGTRALVDEKKVVRRETLKHCIDEIMNGCKEMKNNAIQWRSFAVTAASEGGSSYENVKEFVNNLWHSKMEITS; translated from the exons atggagaagaaaacCATGGCTAGGAGGGCACATTGTTTGGTGCTGGCATATCCAGCTCAAGGTCACATCAATCCCATGCTTCAATTCTCAAAACTACTGGAACGGCAAGGGGTGAGAATAACTCTTGTCACAACTCGTTTCTACTACAATATCTTGCAAACTGTGCCTCCTTCTATTGCCCTTGAAACCATCTCTGATGGGTTTGACAATGGTGGACTAAAAGAGGCTGGTAGCTTCCAAACCTATTTGGAACGCTTTTGGCAAGTTGGGCCACTCACCTTTTCTGAGCTTCTTGAGAAACTTGGTAGATCAAGCGATGACCATGTTGATTGTGTTGTCTATGATTCATTCTTATCTTGGGCACCAGATGTTGCTAAGAGATTTGGGATTGTTGTAGCAACTTATCTCACTCAAAACATGATTGTGAATAGTATATACTATCATGTTCTCTTGGGGAAGTTGCAGGTTCCACTCACAGAACATGAGATTTCCCTTCCAGCCATGCCTAAACTTTATCATGAGGACATGCCTAGTTTCTTCTTCGGTGAGTATGTTACTTATCTTGATTTTGTAGTTTCTCAGTTCTCCAGTATTCACAAAGCTGATTGGATCCTCTGCAACACCTTCTATGAGCTGGAAAAAGAG ATATCAGATTGGATGGTGAAGGTTTGGCCACAATTTAAGACTATAGGACCAAACATTCCATCTTTCTTTCTAGATAAACAATGGGAAGATGACAAAGATTATGGGGTCACAGAATTCAAGAGTGAAGAATGCATGGAATGGTTAGATGATAAGCCAAAAGGGTGTGTTGTTTATGTATCATTTGGGAGTATTGTTTCGTTTGGTGAAGAGCAAATGGAAGAAATAGCTTGTTGTTTGAGAGAGTGTTCAAGTTATTTCTTGTGGGTGGTGAGAGCCTCTGAAGAAACCAAACTTCCTAaagattttgagaaaaaaacagaaaagggttTGGTAGTAACATGGTGTTCCCAATTGAAAGTTCTTGCTCATGAGGCTGTTGGGTGTTTTGTGACACACTGTGGTTGGAATTCCACTTTAGAAACTTTGTGCTTGGGAGTTCCAACAGTTGCAGTACCATATTTGGCAGATCAGAGCACAAATGCAAAGCTTGTTTCAGACGTTTGGAAAATTGGAACCAGAGCTCTGGTTGATGAGAAAAAGGTTGTGCGACGAGAAACTCTGAAGCACTGTATAGATGAAATAATGAATGGATGTAAAGAAATGAAGAACAATGCCATTCAATGGAGGAGTTTTGCAGTAACCGCTGCTAGTGAAGGTGGTAGTTCTTATGAAAATGTCAAAGAATTTGTGAATAATTTATGGCATTCTAAAATGGAGATTACTTCGTGA
- the LOC114181444 gene encoding putative pentatricopeptide repeat-containing protein At5g59200, chloroplastic, producing the protein MIISIVPAITLNLQHHSSNPHSNSNDPYLRRNVISLLLKNRRNPKHVQSIHGHAIKTGTSQDPFVAFELLRQYCKLNSIDHATKLFYCTQNPNVYLYTSLIDGLVSFGCYTDAINLFGQMVREHVLADSYVVTAVLKACVLQRALGNGREVHGLVLKHGLSLDRSIALKLVELYGKCGVLEDAWNVFDKMPERDIVACTVMMGSCFDCGMVEDAIGVFNEMRSRDTVCWTLMIDGLVRNGEFNRGLEMFREMQVKGVKPNEVTFVCVLSACSQLGALELGRWIHAYLCKCDIEVNWFVAGALINMYSRCGDIDEAQVLFDGVKVKDVSTYNSMIGGLAMHGKSIEAVELFREMLTHRVRPNGITFVGVLNACSHGGLVDLGCEIFQSMKRVHGIEPEVEHYGCLVDILGRVGRLEEAFDFILRMGGQADDKMLCSILSACKIHRNIEIGEKVAKLLSEHSGIDSGSFIMLSNFYASLGRWNNAAEVREKMEKRGMIKEPGCSSIEVNNAIHEFLSGDLRHPERKKIYKKLEELNYLTKLEGYSPATEVALHDIDDEQKELALAVHSERLAICYGLISTQPFTTIRVGKNLRICDDCHAMIKLIAKITRRKIVVRDRNRFHHFENGDCSCNDYW; encoded by the coding sequence ATGATAATTTCCATAGTTCCCGCCATAACCTTAAACCTACAGCATCACTCATCAAATCCACATTCCAACTCCAATGATCCCTACCTTCGTAGAAACGTGATTTCGCTTCTTCTTAAGAACCGCAGGAACCCAAAACATGTTCAATCAATTCACGGCCACGCCATAAAAACTGGAACTTCGCAAGACCCTTTTGTGGCCTTCGAACTTCTTCGCCAATATTGCAAGCTGAACTCCATCGATCATGCTACCAAGCTCTTCTACTGCACCCAAAACCCAAATGTGTACCTTTACACTTCCCTCATTGATGGGTTGGTGTCCTTTGGCTGTTACACTGATGCCATCAACTTGTTTGGTCAAATGGTTCGTGAGCATGTTTTGGCTGATAGCTATGTAGTCACTGCGGTGTTGAAAGCGTGTGTGCTTCAACGAGCCTTGGGAAATGGCAGAGAGGTTCATGGGCTTGTTTTGAAACATGGGTTGAGTTTGGATAGGTCCATAGCGCTGAAGCTGGTTGAATTGTATGGGAAATGTGGGGTCCTGGAGGATGCGTGGAATGTGTTTGATAAAATGCCTGAACGGGATATTGTTGCGTGTACCGTTATGATGGGTTCGTGTTTCGATTGTGGGATGGTTGAGGATGCTATTGGGGTGTTCAATGAGATGAGGAGTCGGGACACGGTGTGCTGGACATTGATGATTGATGGGTTGGTAAGGAATGGGGAGTTCAATAGGGGTTTGGAGATGTTCAGGGAGATGCAAGTGAAGGGTGTGAAGCCTAATGAGGTTACCTTTGTTTGTGTCTTGTCTGCGTGTTCACAGTTGGGAGCTTTGGAACTCGGGCGATGGATTCATGCATACTTATGCAAGTGTGATATTGAGGTTAACTGGTTTGTTGCCGGCGCTTTGATCAACATGTATTCGAGGTGTGGTGACATAGATGAGGCTCAGGTTTTGTTTGATGGGGTGAAAGTGAAGGATGTGTCAACTTATAATTCCATGATCGGGGGATTGGCTATGCATGGGAAGAGCATTGAAGCTGTTGAGTTGTTTAGGGAAATGCTTACGCACAGGGTTAGGCCAAATGGTATAACATTTGTTGGGGTTTTGAATGCTTGCAGCCATGGAGGGTTGGTGGATTTGGGTTGTGAGATATTTCAATCAATGAAAAGGGTTCATGGGATTGAACCAGAGGTAGAACACTATGGCTGCTTGGTTGACATTCTTGGCAGGGTAGGTAGGCTTGAAGAGGCCTTTGACTTCATTCTGAGGATGGGAGGACAAGCTGATGATAAAATGCTATGTTCTATATTAAGTGCTTGTAAAATCCACAGAAACATAGAGATAGGAGAAAAAGTTGCAAAACTTTTGAGTGAACATTCTGGAATAGATTCTGGATCATTCATCATGCTGTCGAATTTCTATGCTTCCTTGGGAAGATGGAATAATGCTGCAGAAGTTAGAGAAAAGATGGAGAAGAGAGGAATGATAAAGGAACCAGGGTGTAGTTCTATTGAAGTTAATAATGCAATTCATGAGTTTCTTTCAGGAGACCTTAGACACCCTGAGAGGAAAAAGATCTACAAAAAGTTAGAGGAGTTGAACTATTTGACAAAGTTGGAAGGTTATTCACCTGCAACTGAGGTGGCTTTACATGATATTGATGATGAACAAAAGGAATTAGCTTTGGCTGTACATAGTGAGAGACTTGCAATATGCTATGGACTAATCTCAACTCAACCTTTCACAACAATTAGAGTTGGAAAAAATTTAAGGATATGTGATGATTGCCACGCAATGATCAAGCTTATTGCAAAGATTACTAGGCGAAAAATTGTGGTTAGAGATCGCAATAGATTCCACCACTTTGAAAATGGAGATTGTTCTTGTAATGATTACTGGTGA
- the LOC114181718 gene encoding UPF0481 protein At3g47200-like encodes MEANGSSVNINKHHDLVKQVREILEQVELPENSIVHEQCVYRVPHKIRQPNHQAYTPRVVSIGPIHTPFRPGGDIRLEPMENLKLQYLKSFITRSRLSVEECVSKLKDWERIIRCCYAEPVQHSSDDFLRMVLIDSYFIIELFLRYYYYDRWVEIDPLLLQPWLANDVALDLILLENQLPFFVLEGLYKLAVPHHEIPNLPSFVNVTFNYFKPHNQQNIRPEKVLGVVHFTDLLRTFMLPSSFDRRIRERRVDIVDHLYSATRLREAGLVLEVSPSACLLDLKFHKGVLTMPCIKVHSSTEIFIRNIIAFEQCHLLCSPYITEYIMILDFLINTGKDVNILVEKKIIVNLLGDDDAVATMVNNLCCNVTLPYIKSDYRCLCDQLNSFYENPRNKYKAIFMHDYFNTPWKIASTIAAIVLLLLTFIQTVCSIVALFKRG; translated from the coding sequence ATGGAAGCAAATGGTTCTTCtgtaaacataaataaacaCCATGATTTAGTGAAACAGGTGAGAGAGATCCTAGAACAAGTGGAACTTCCTGAGAATTCTATAGTCCATGAACAATGCGTTTACAGAGTGCCTCACAAAATTCGCCAACCAAATCATCAAGCCTATACTCCTCGTGTTGTTTCCATTGGTCCCATTCACACCCCTTTTAGACCTGGTGGTGACATTAGGCTTGAACCAATGGAAAACCTCAAACTGCAGTATCTCAAGAGCTTCATCACTAGGTCTCGGCTAAGTGTGGAGGAATGTGTCAGTAAACTTAAAGATTGGGAAAGGATTATTAGGTGCTGTTATGCAGAGCCAGTTCAACATAGTAGTGACGATTTCTTAAGGATGGTTCTAATTGATTCTTACTTCATAATTGAGCTTTTCCTTAGATATTATTACTATGATAGATGGGTAGAAATTGACCCTTTGTTGTTACAACCGTGGTTGGCCAATGATGTTGCACTTGACTTGATACTACTTGAAAATCAGCTTCCTTTTTTTGTTCTAGAGGGCCTCTACAAGCTAGCAGTTCCTCATCACGAGATTCCTAACTTGCCCTCTTTTGTCAATGTAACTTTCAACTATTTTAAACCTCATAACCAACAAAACATAAGACCTGAAAAAGTACTTGGTGTGGTGCACTTCACTGATCTCCTCAGGACTTTTATGCTACCATCATCATTTGATCGTAGGATTCGAGAAAGAAGAGTTGATATAGTTGATCATCTATATAGTGCAACCCGGTTAAGGGAGGCTGGTTTGGTTTTGGAGGTTAGTCCAAGTGCGTGCTTACTTGACCTGAAATTTCATAAGGGTGTGTTGACAATGCCATGCATTAAGGTGCATAGCTCAACTGAGATATTTATCAGGAACATAATTGCATTTGAGCAATGCCACCTTCTGTGTTCACCTTACATCACCGAGTACATTATGATTCTAGATTTTCTTATCAACACAGGGAAAGATGTGAACATACTAGTTGAAAAGAAAATCATTGTTAATTTGTTGGGTGATGATGATGCAGTGGCTACAATGGTTAACAATCTCTGCTGCAATGTTACCCTGCCATACATTAAATCAGATTATCGCTGCTTGTGTGATCAACTGAATAGTTTCTATGAAAATCCTCGAAACAAGTACaaggcaatctttatgcatgaCTACTTCAATACACCTTGGAAGATAGCATCTACCATTGCTGCAATTGTGCTACTTTTGCTAACCTTCATTCAGACTGTATGTTCAATCGTGGCACTCTTCAAAAGAGGGTGA
- the LOC114181274 gene encoding tryptophan aminotransferase-related protein 4-like, which translates to MKILSSFHCERMARKRSPMNLSFIVTLMFVLCFSNMIVCRGEISWSREAAEEAEAVAAIECSGHGNAYLDGIVLKGHQQVCECNQCYTGSDCSKLLSNCSANAGSGDPYFLEPFWKKHARSSAILVSGWHRMGYSYSDGSYISELLVEHIKKVHAIVGNAITEGKYIIFGSGSTQLLNAAVYAFSPDASSHSPAKVVATPPYYPVYRTQTEYFNARNFSYEGSTSSWINKTDSSSTFIEFVTSPNNPDGKLTKGVLKGDNVKQINDRAYYWPHYTAIPSPVDDDLMIFTISKLTGHAGSRFGWAIIKDKAVYEKMLTYLDMNTMGVSREAQLRALKLFDVVLEGDDGKEIFKFAYSTMRHRWTKLKETISKSKRFSLQKLSSQYCTFFQRERELSPAYAWLKCEREEDKNCYEILEAAGINGRAGSVYSADNHYVRLSLIRSKDDFDILINKLKTLVAKQ; encoded by the exons ATGAAAATATTATCATCATTTCATTGTGAGAGAATGGCGAGAAAAAGAAGTCCAATGAATTTATCGTTCATTGTGACATTGATGTTTGTGCTGTGTTTCTCAAACATGATTGTTTGCAGAGGAGAAATCAGTTGGAGCAGAGAAGCTGCAGAAGAAGCCGAGGCTGTGGCAGCCATAGAATGTTCAGGACATGGAAACGCATACCTTGATGGTATTGTTCTTAAAGGTCACCAACAAGTTTGTGAGTGCAATCAATGCTACACTGGATCTGATTGCTCCAAGCTTTTATCTAATTGCTCTGCCAACGCTGGAAG TGGGGATCCATACTTTTTGGAGCCATTTTGGAAGAAACATGCGAGAAGCAGTGCGATATTAGTATCAGGGTGGCACAGAATGGGTTATTCTTACAGTGATGGATCATACATTTCAGAACTATTGGTAgaacatataaaaaaagttcatGCCATAGTTGGAAATGCAATCACTGAAggaaaatacattatatttggAAGTGGCTCAACACAGCTCCTAAATGCTGCAGTTTATGCCTTTTCTCCCGATGCCTCTTCACACTCTCCAGCAAAAGTAGTAGCCACACCACCATATTACCCT GTGTATAGAACACAGACAGAATATTTCAATGCTAGGAATTTTAGTTATGAAGGAAGCACATCCTCATGGATAAACAAGACAGATAGCAGCTCTACATTTATTGAGTTTGTTACTTCACCAAACAATCCTGATGGAAAGTTGACCAAGGGAGTTCTTAAAGGTGATAATGTAAAACAAATCAATGATCGTGCCTATTACTGGCCACATTACACTGCCATTCCTTCACCAGTTGATGATGATCTTATGATCTTCACAATTTCCAAGCTCACAGGCCACGCTGGGAGCAGATTTGG ATGGGCAATAATAAAGGACAAAGCGGTGTATGAAAAGATGTTGACGTATTTGGATATGAACACCATGGGAGTTTCCCGTGAGGCTCAGCTGAGAGCACTAAAGCTTTTTGACGTTGTTCTTGAAGGAGATGATGGAAAAGAGATATTCAAATTTGCATATTCAACCATGAGACATCGTTGGACAAAGTTGAAAGAAACCATATCTAAATCAAAACGCTTTTCTCTGCAGAAACTGTCTTCCCAATACTGCACCTTCTTCCAAAGGGAAAGAGAGTTGTCACCAG CTTATGCTTGGTTGAAGTGTGAGAGAGAAGAAGACAAAAACTGCTATGAAATCCTTGAAGCTGCTGGCATCAATGGTCGTGCAGGAAGTGTATACAGTGCTGATAATCATTACGTGCGTCTCAGTCTCATTAGAAGCAAAGATGACTTTGATATACTCATAAACAAGCTCAAAACCCTTGTTGCTAAACAATAG